The Chrysoperla carnea chromosome X, inChrCarn1.1, whole genome shotgun sequence genome includes a region encoding these proteins:
- the LOC123302560 gene encoding venom serine protease Bi-VSP-like, whose protein sequence is MLRSIREKPENRDYLTQSICGYNNTVPIVCCPEDVEDVNKLKLSTNCGQFDEDTEQEYPWIVSLGYGRQENHDEIQWLCAGTLVTKVHVLTSAYCVRARNDLFKVRANSFDSDNFANEGIIKKQIVHEEYNKLSHKNDIAILLVEWSQSDEDPIPICLPKLPNMEFNRQVKPTVAHKWDSDLSSREITIIPTKQCAQFYEVIKAAKINDNTLCSNIESSCQSITGSPLMLTQSQPNDQSDKYYAIGISSYSFNCNSSNQLPNVFTRVYKYVDWIESNLYI, encoded by the exons ATGTTACGATCGATCAGAGAAAAACCAGAAAATCGTGATTATTTAACTCAATCGATATGCGGTTACAATAATACCGTACCAATTGTATGTTGTCCAGAAGATGTGGAGGATGTCAATAAATTAAAGCTTTCCACAAATTGTGGACAATTTGATGAAGATACTGAACAAGAATATCCATGGATTGTGTCATTGGGTTATGGACGTCAAGAAAATCATGATGAAATTCAGTGGCTTTGTGCTGGTACACTTGTTACGAAGGTGCATGTTTTGACTAGTGCCTACTGTGTTCGAGCACGTAATGATTT atTTAAGGTTCGCGCAAATTCGTTCGATTCGGATAATTTCGCAAATGAaggtattatcaaaaaacaaatcgTTCATGAAGAGTACAACAAACTTAGccataaaaatgatattgcaATACTGTTGGTCGAATGGTCACAATCTGATGAAGATCCAATTCCTATATGTCTACCAAAACTTCCAAATATGGAATTTAATCGACAAGTTAAGCCAACTGTTGCACATAAATGGG ATTCGGATTTAAGTTCCCGTGAAATCACAATAATACCCACAAAACAATGTGCTCAATTCTACGAAGTTATCAAAGCAGCCAAAATTAACGACAATACTTTGTGCTCGAATATTGAATCATCGTGTCAGAGTATTACAGGTAGTCCGCTAATGTTAACACAATCGCAACCGAATGACCAATCCGACAAATACTATGCAATTGGAATATCATCATACAGTTTTAACTGTAATTCATCGAATCAATTACCAAATGTGTTCACCAGAGTTTATAAATATGTCGATTGGATCGAAtcgaatttgtatatttaa
- the LOC123302188 gene encoding venom protease-like, giving the protein MFLLLMFCALSKISPGACDNCVTPKNENGTCIPIKLCPPLMQILLSAQYRYTPQLAELRKYTCGFSYKVPLVCCPISVNQSQPLIPTSTTTSTTIAPRITTRSNLPTECGTSASQQTLPRIIGGYDIKKGQFPWMVALGYENSTANEIQWSCGGTIITKRHVLTAAHCVFNQPELKYIRIGVSDIKKDWDYWEGEILESYVHENFRSGLYKHDIAILKIDFDMDNLGPLVGPVCLPTDPKWKNQSFVRYYPIVSGWGVTKLGSTESSEILQGLQIPIISNSICELKYNGTINFDRTLLCAGYQKGLKDSCSGDSGGPLLLPQLDADSNETIFYQIGIVSSGFNCADPKHPGIYLRVSEYIEWIESKLIFDN; this is encoded by the exons atgtttttgttgttaatgTTTTGTGCGCTCTCTAAAATAT CTCCAGGAGCATGCGATAACTGTGTAACACCAAAAAACGAGAATGGTACATGTATTCCAATTAAACTGTGTCCGCCATTAATGCAGATTTTGCTATCAGCACAGTATCGTTACACACCACAGTTGGCCGAACTTCGAAAATACACTTGTGGATTTTCCTATAAAGTACCGTTAGTTTGTTGTCCCATTTCTGTAAACCAGTCCCAGCCATTGATACCAACATCGACGACTACATCGACTACAATAGCTCCAAGAATTACAACAAGATCAAATTTACCAACAGAATGTGGAACATCCGCAAGTCAACAAACGTTACCAAGAATTATCGGTGGTTATGACATTAAAAAAGGACAATTCCCATGGATGGTTGCACTAGGATATGAAAATTCAACAGCCAATGAAATTCAATGGTCTTGTGGGGGTACTATTATTACGAAGAGACACGTGCTTACAGCTGCGCATTGCGTATTTAATCAACCAGAATT aAAATACATTCGAATTGGTGTATcagatataaaaaaagattggGATTATTGGGAAGGTGAAATACTTGAATCGTATGtgcatgaaaattttcgatctggATTATACAAACATGATAttgcaatattaaaaattgactttGATATGGATAATTTAGGTCCATTAGTGGGTCCTGTATGTTTACCAACAGATCCAAAATGGAAAAATCAATCATTTGTACGATACTATCCAATTGTATCTGGTTGGGGTGTTACGAAACTtg gctCTACAGAATCAAGTGAAATTCTACAAGGACTACAAATTCCTATAATCTCAAATTCAATTTGTGAACTCAAATATAATGGGACTATTAACTTTGATCGAACCTTATTATGTGCTGGATACCAAAAAGGATTAAAGGATTCGTGTTCAGGAGATTCAGGTGGACCGTTATTATTACCACAATTAGATGCTGACAGTAATGAAACAATATTCTATCAAATTGGAATCGTTTCGTCTGGATTTAATTGTGCTGATCCTAAACATCCAGGAATTTATTTAAGAGTTTCCGAGTATATTGAATGGATTGAATCGAAATTGATTTTCGATAACTAA
- the LOC123302150 gene encoding G patch domain-containing protein 4-like: MSMLAERKRKQKWCLNPRGKDWSEDSNKFGQKLLEKMGWSKGKGLGANEDGITEHVKVSFKHDSKGMGFKEDQDPWTENEVGFANLLKNLSTQNTNSLKLGSDGGSDNSECADVLNIQSLENKSKSSRARVHYRKFTRGKDLSRYSAKDLAQIFGKSSLDIETSTTATSTLRAIKSDENQVTSTTNFGEQGEESYNENLTVSDTNMTEYFLRKMNGKNTKVETVTSSHADEENHLPEIDTTVPPTDTITTTYEKPAKASKKKKKKSHAVNEIYESQKPDSSQPEAVIKLKRIDCSPNIKPEYVAEKDASPKEVKLENGDDSKTTIPNKFQPYVELEKIDYYVETKNDCKKKKKHHDENSLKIKLKKKHTYDNPALNINDTSNDIENNNVNEVERKIKKKKKKKGIENPALELSNSDESATPKKKKRKTTFISYMNSNAENTLTVKSVPKKRKRSHLTEDLGYELTHDATKHSKRSMDNPTENTLTVKSIPKKRTRSHSTDELGYDNPAFTHISKKRSKLTMDNESGYDNPAFSQNNTTEFEGITTPNSKQGICNFGCEDYEDLPIAFSEVKKTGMVHVEYKKMPNNSTPKSALKKKTFDHVIVRPRKSVQINESINEEKYITDDSENEGDEDDEENTSISQRIDNYQTQLENSLNEKKCVNGKDHTSKKFKNIALKKLSQRRVSVVFPGVKHENIIKGYGNKN; the protein is encoded by the exons ATGTCTATGTTAGCTGAAAGAAAGCGAAAACAAAAATGGTGTTTAAATCCAAGAGGAAAAGATTGGTCAGAAG attccAATAAATTTGGTCAGAAATTGCTAGAAAAAATGGGTTGGAGCAAAGGAAAAGGTTTGGGCGCAAACGAAGATGGAATCACCGAACATGTTAAAGTCTCGTTCAAACATGATAGTAaag GAATGGGTTTTAAGGAAGATCAAGATCCCTGGACAGAAAACGAAGTAGGTTTTGCAAATTTACTAAAGAACCTGTCAACACAAAATACAAACAGTCTTAAATTGGGATCGGATGGTGGATCAGATAATTCTGAATGTGCGGATGTGTTAAATATACAATCGTTAGAAAATAAATCGAAATCATCACGAGCGAGAGTTCATTATCGAAAGTTCACGCGTGGTAAAGATTTATCACGATATTCTGCAAAAGATTTAGCTCAGATATTTGGAAAATCTTCATTGGATATTGAAACATCCACTACAGCGACGTCAACTCTTCGAGCAATTAAATCTGACGAAA atcaaGTGACATCTACAACAAATTTTGGAGAACAGGGTGAAGAGTCGTATAACGAGAACCTCACCGTTTCCGACACAAATATGacggaatattttttaagaaaaatgaatgGCAAAAATACTAAAGTGGAAACAGTAACATCATCTCATGCTGATGAAGAAAATCATTTACCAGAAATTGACACAACTGTGCCACCAACGGATACGATTACTACTACGTACGAAAAACCAGCTAAAGCctctaaaaagaaaaagaagaaatcaCATGCTGTTAACGAAATTTACGAGAGTCAGAAACCTGACTCTTCTCAACCGGAGGCGGTCATCAAACTGAAAAGGATAGATTGTTCTCCAAACATTAAACCAGAATATGTAGCAGAAAAGGATGCTTCACCAAAAGAGGTCAAATTGGAAAACGGTGATGATAGTAAAACAACAATTCCTAATAAATTTCAACCATACGTCGAATTAGAAAAAATAGACTATTATGTGGAGACGAAGAAtgattgtaaaaagaaaaagaaacacCATGATGAAAACtctcttaaaataaaacttaagaaAAAGCACACGTATGATAATCCTGCGTTAAACATCAACGATACTAGCAACGACATTGAAAAT AATAATGTGAACGAAGTCgagcgaaaaataaaaaagaagaaaaagaagaagGGAATTGAAAATCCAGCATTGGAATTAAGTAACTCCGATGAATCCGCGACACCAAAGAAAAAGAAACGTAAAACAACGTTCATATCGTATATGAATTCAAATGCAGAAAATACATTGACAGTTAAAAGTGTGCCAAAGAAACGTAAGCGATCTCACTTAACCGAAGATTTAGGATATGAATTAACTCACGATGCGACAAAACATAGCAAACGTTCCATGGATAATCCGACCGAAAACACACTGACAGTAAAGAGTATACCAAAAAAACGTACACGGTCGCACTCAACCGATGAGTTAGGTTATGACAACCCAGCATTTACTCACATTTCCAAAAAACGCAGCAAACTTACCATGGATAATGAATCTGGTTACGATAATCCCGCGTTTTCACAAAATAACACAACAGAATTCGAAGGAATTACTACACCGAACTCAAAACAAGGTATCTGTAATTTTGGATGCGAAGACTACGAAGATTTGCCAATTGCATTCAGTGAAGTGAAAAAAACCGGCATGGTACATGTCGAATACAAGAAAATGCCAAATAATAGTACACCAAAAAGCGCGCTCAAGAAAAAAACGTTCGATCACGTAATAGTTCGACCACGAAAATCCGTGCAAATAAACGAATCGATCAACGAGGAGAAGTATATTACAGATGATTCAGAAAACGAGGGTGATGAAGACGATGAAGAAAACACTTCGATATCACAACGTATCGATAACTATCAAACTCAATTAGAAAATtcgttaaatgaaaaaaaatgtgtgaATGGTAAAGATCAcacatccaaaaaatttaaaaatattgcgttaaaaaaattatcgcaACGTCGTGTTTCTGTTGTTTTTCCTGGAGtcaaacatgaaaatattattaaaggttatggaaataaaaattaa